The following proteins are encoded in a genomic region of Bacillus sp. FJAT-22090:
- a CDS encoding DctP family TRAP transporter solute-binding subunit: MKKLFALLLIIVITLSACGRPTETVTTSSTGESEGSYTIRIAYLVSEEQSSHIAAETFKEKLEKESDGRLKVELYPNGQLYASDREAIEAVQLGNIEMTIPAVAPLASFNKKFMVFDLPFLFNDHDAAYRALDGALGEQLLGELENNDLKGLVFAENGFRHMSNNNGPIHGIADLKGLKYRTLENPVHTDTFKAFGANASPFAFGELYTALQQKTYDAMESPISLYYTNKFYEVQDYLTITSHVYAATILLMNNEFFNSLPEDLQQLVVKTSEEYRTEQRKLAQEQDVDFLNKLKESGMKVNELTPEEREEFKDATKSVYDKYVSEIGEDLVKMAEDANNQ; encoded by the coding sequence ATGAAAAAATTATTCGCATTATTACTGATTATTGTTATAACACTATCCGCATGTGGAAGACCTACAGAAACAGTAACTACATCTAGTACAGGGGAGTCCGAAGGTTCTTACACAATTCGAATCGCGTACTTAGTTTCTGAAGAGCAATCCTCTCATATTGCAGCAGAAACTTTTAAAGAAAAACTTGAAAAAGAGTCTGATGGTAGGTTAAAAGTTGAGTTATATCCAAATGGACAACTATATGCCTCAGACCGAGAAGCGATTGAAGCAGTTCAACTTGGAAATATTGAAATGACCATTCCAGCCGTAGCACCTCTTGCATCTTTCAATAAAAAATTTATGGTATTCGATTTACCATTTTTGTTTAATGATCATGACGCTGCATACCGAGCGTTGGATGGTGCTCTTGGAGAACAATTACTTGGAGAATTGGAGAACAATGATTTGAAGGGACTTGTTTTTGCTGAGAATGGTTTCCGTCATATGTCTAACAATAACGGTCCGATTCATGGCATAGCTGACTTAAAAGGATTGAAATATCGTACACTTGAAAATCCGGTCCATACAGATACATTTAAAGCATTCGGTGCAAACGCATCCCCATTTGCATTTGGTGAGCTATATACAGCACTTCAGCAAAAAACATATGATGCAATGGAATCACCGATTTCTCTCTATTACACAAACAAGTTTTATGAAGTACAAGACTACTTAACAATTACTTCACATGTCTATGCCGCAACTATTTTGTTGATGAATAATGAATTTTTCAATTCATTACCAGAAGATCTTCAACAGTTGGTTGTAAAGACTTCTGAAGAATATCGAACAGAACAACGTAAGCTTGCTCAAGAACAAGACGTAGATTTCTTAAACAAACTGAAAGAATCAGGAATGAAAGTGAATGAACTAACTCCAGAAGAACGTGAAGAATTTAAAGATGCAACGAAATCTGTTTACGATAAATACGTTTCAGAAATTGGTGAAGATTTAGTTAAAATGGCTGAGGATGCAAACAATCAATAA
- a CDS encoding WD40 repeat domain-containing protein, with the protein MKRIGKFMLSIGIVFMLLSTGVDVTATKGGIEKVDTPFARTVAMSGAAANVNGVPYQYVILQGEPAVLAVYKLPSKELIDQVRLPKSTAAWAITTDKSGQAWIGGTPTAALYSYNPANKKLINHGTPDSSHTSILDLEVVGDAIYGSTAPNGKVFKFQNGKFATIGAATGIQKNARSLAFQTGSNRLFVGSGSKASLIVWDLKTNKKTEILPAKYRTESDVYDLDFAEGLIFAKLSPSKKVLVFDAKTNKFMKELAVGSRGVSSPLDGNVYYSYMTNSSTSLYQFNTKSSITKDMKINLAGTEAVSMDFVKLPSGDTMLTGLLGNTGTHLLYNQTKNKVEISKLNLPKQSVPIHTISSDGKGSIFTSGYVSGQVSILNPITKNKTQITSIGQVEGMTPYNGGMYLGVYPAGDVMYYHPETNPHGKTVFSVSQNGQNRPISLAIAPNEKVLAVGSHPKQGTVSGSLSYYNLNTKKVVNRKAPFPNQSIVALTYSNGYFYGGTSTFANSKSGGIGIAKFFRIPANNINAKPEELPSPIAKPRLISAMITGPSSTIWGVADGTVFIYNSKTMKSKTIPVVSRTSGQIRNGSLVDGKDGFIYGTIENKLFRIHSTSFKLELLGTQQSNGVALGADGNIYFTTAGDILRYNK; encoded by the coding sequence ATGAAGAGAATCGGAAAATTTATGCTAAGCATTGGAATAGTATTTATGCTTTTATCTACAGGTGTAGATGTGACAGCTACAAAGGGAGGGATTGAGAAAGTAGATACTCCTTTTGCGCGAACGGTTGCGATGAGTGGAGCAGCGGCAAATGTAAATGGTGTTCCGTATCAATATGTAATTCTTCAAGGTGAGCCAGCAGTACTTGCAGTGTATAAGCTACCTTCAAAGGAATTAATAGATCAGGTTAGATTACCCAAATCAACTGCTGCTTGGGCAATTACGACAGACAAGAGTGGACAAGCATGGATTGGTGGGACACCAACCGCAGCTTTATATAGTTATAATCCAGCGAACAAGAAATTAATAAACCATGGAACACCAGATAGTAGTCATACATCTATCTTAGATCTAGAAGTAGTAGGGGATGCGATTTATGGAAGCACAGCTCCTAATGGAAAAGTATTTAAATTTCAAAATGGAAAGTTTGCAACAATAGGAGCAGCAACAGGGATTCAAAAAAATGCACGAAGTCTAGCTTTCCAAACAGGAAGTAATCGGTTATTCGTTGGATCTGGTTCTAAAGCTTCCTTAATTGTTTGGGATTTAAAAACGAATAAAAAGACCGAAATTTTACCAGCTAAATATAGAACTGAAAGTGATGTCTATGACTTAGATTTTGCAGAAGGGCTTATTTTTGCCAAGCTTAGTCCAAGTAAAAAAGTATTAGTTTTTGATGCAAAAACAAACAAATTTATGAAAGAATTAGCAGTCGGCTCACGAGGAGTTTCTTCTCCTTTAGATGGAAATGTTTATTATTCGTATATGACTAATTCATCCACCAGCTTATATCAATTTAATACGAAATCAAGTATTACAAAAGATATGAAGATTAATTTAGCCGGGACTGAAGCTGTCTCAATGGATTTTGTAAAATTACCATCAGGAGACACAATGCTAACTGGACTATTAGGAAATACAGGAACTCACCTTTTATATAATCAAACTAAAAATAAGGTTGAAATTTCAAAATTGAATCTACCAAAACAAAGTGTACCAATTCATACGATTAGCTCAGATGGTAAGGGGAGTATATTCACAAGCGGCTATGTTTCTGGCCAGGTCTCTATCTTAAATCCCATTACGAAAAATAAAACACAAATTACTAGTATTGGACAAGTAGAGGGTATGACCCCTTACAACGGGGGAATGTATTTGGGTGTTTACCCTGCAGGGGACGTCATGTATTATCATCCTGAAACGAATCCGCATGGAAAAACGGTTTTTTCTGTTTCACAGAATGGGCAGAATAGACCGATTTCATTAGCGATAGCACCTAATGAAAAAGTCCTTGCGGTAGGGTCGCATCCAAAACAAGGAACAGTATCCGGAAGCTTAAGCTATTATAATTTGAATACTAAAAAGGTAGTTAATCGAAAAGCACCTTTTCCAAATCAAAGTATTGTAGCATTAACTTATTCAAATGGTTATTTTTATGGGGGAACTTCTACATTTGCGAATAGTAAATCAGGTGGAATCGGAATTGCTAAATTTTTTAGAATTCCAGCAAACAATATTAATGCGAAGCCAGAGGAGTTACCTTCCCCAATCGCAAAGCCTAGACTTATTTCTGCAATGATCACTGGCCCCTCTTCAACTATTTGGGGAGTAGCAGATGGAACGGTATTTATATATAATTCAAAGACGATGAAATCCAAGACTATACCTGTAGTAAGTCGTACAAGTGGACAAATTAGAAATGGATCTTTAGTGGATGGAAAAGACGGGTTCATCTATGGAACTATTGAGAATAAATTATTTCGTATTCATTCCACATCCTTTAAGCTAGAGTTGTTGGGTACTCAACAATCTAACGGGGTAGCACTAGGGGCTGACGGTAACATCTATTTTACAACCGCAGGAGATATTTTGAGATATAACAAATAA
- a CDS encoding TRAP transporter large permease translates to MTVALLFGTLFICLLVGVPIAISLGISALVAIYFGSTLPLGIIAQKAFTSLDSFPLLAIPFFMLAGVLMSKGGVSKRLLDMAAAMVGWIVGGLSLVTVVASMFFAAISGSGPATVAAIGGFMIPEMKKKRYDGGFAAAVSASAGSIGVIIPPSIPFVLYGVIGSVSVGSMFLAGILPGILIGIALMITAYIIAKKRGYTSEQNAIFSFKDVLKATFDAKWALLIPVIILGGIYGGFFSPTEAAVVAVVYSLIVGLYVYKELTWKTVYECFREAVVINATTMIIIGLSVSFAYFMTLEQVPNDISTFLTELSTNPIVILIAINIILLIVGMFIDTISALVILTPILLPIVVAVGIDPIHFGVILVSNLAIGFITPPLGVNLFVASSVGNVKFERIVMAVIPFLFSMIICLIVITFVPSLSLWLPSFFK, encoded by the coding sequence ATGACAGTAGCATTATTATTTGGAACGTTATTCATTTGCTTATTAGTCGGTGTACCGATTGCCATTTCTCTTGGAATTTCAGCTCTAGTTGCCATTTATTTTGGTTCTACATTACCCCTTGGGATTATTGCACAAAAAGCATTTACTTCTCTTGATTCATTTCCTTTATTGGCAATTCCTTTTTTCATGCTCGCGGGGGTGCTGATGAGTAAAGGCGGGGTTTCCAAACGTTTACTAGATATGGCTGCAGCAATGGTAGGTTGGATTGTAGGTGGACTTTCTTTAGTGACTGTTGTTGCTTCGATGTTTTTTGCGGCAATATCCGGTTCAGGTCCAGCAACGGTTGCCGCAATCGGTGGTTTTATGATTCCTGAAATGAAAAAGAAGAGATACGATGGAGGATTCGCGGCTGCAGTTTCTGCATCTGCTGGCTCTATAGGTGTTATAATTCCACCTTCTATTCCTTTCGTATTATATGGAGTAATAGGGAGTGTATCTGTAGGAAGTATGTTCTTAGCGGGTATTCTTCCAGGAATTCTAATTGGAATTGCTCTAATGATAACAGCTTATATAATTGCGAAAAAGAGAGGGTATACTTCAGAACAAAATGCAATTTTTTCATTTAAGGATGTTTTAAAAGCTACTTTTGATGCAAAATGGGCATTACTTATTCCGGTTATCATATTAGGTGGTATATATGGGGGATTTTTCTCTCCAACAGAAGCTGCGGTAGTAGCAGTAGTTTATTCTTTAATAGTAGGACTATATGTATATAAAGAACTTACATGGAAAACTGTCTATGAATGTTTTCGAGAAGCAGTTGTCATTAATGCAACAACAATGATTATTATTGGACTTTCTGTTTCCTTTGCTTACTTTATGACGTTAGAACAAGTTCCAAATGATATTTCAACTTTCTTAACAGAATTATCTACTAATCCAATTGTCATTTTAATAGCGATTAATATCATACTATTAATAGTTGGTATGTTCATAGATACTATATCTGCGCTCGTAATTTTAACACCAATATTATTACCTATTGTTGTTGCAGTGGGTATTGATCCAATACATTTTGGCGTTATTTTAGTCTCTAACTTAGCGATTGGTTTTATCACGCCGCCACTTGGTGTAAACTTATTTGTAGCCTCCAGTGTAGGAAATGTAAAGTTTGAAAGAATAGTCATGGCAGTTATTCCGTTTCTATTCTCGATGATTATTTGTTTAATCGTTATTACATTTGTGCCGAGTTTGTCTTTATGGCTACCAAGTTTTTTTAAGTAA
- a CDS encoding GntR family transcriptional regulator: protein MKKILPKETLADQAFKSIKDSIIAGKLEQNEELPEEKLAMDLGISRTPIREALKRLAAEGLIQLNKAKPATVATFSIVDGLHYMEIRRLLEIYNIDKNTDKVSEKILYDLQNNLEEQLESINRNDFHSFIDLDREFHLILASIGDNKKLVELIHDSNAGVNRAFLILSNTLQVSAEEAYHEHTKIVKALQNHQKDLAKQLMTSHLDNVEKRFLSYCTQGEMK from the coding sequence TTGAAAAAGATACTTCCAAAAGAAACTCTTGCAGATCAAGCATTTAAGAGTATAAAAGATTCAATCATCGCCGGAAAGCTTGAACAAAACGAAGAGCTACCAGAAGAAAAATTGGCAATGGATCTAGGAATCAGTCGTACTCCAATTCGTGAAGCATTAAAGAGGTTAGCAGCAGAAGGGCTTATACAGTTAAATAAAGCAAAGCCAGCAACTGTAGCTACTTTTTCAATCGTTGATGGGCTACATTATATGGAAATTAGAAGACTTTTAGAAATTTACAATATCGATAAAAATACAGATAAAGTCTCTGAAAAAATACTGTATGATTTACAAAACAATTTGGAAGAACAATTAGAATCGATAAATCGTAATGATTTTCATTCATTTATCGATTTAGACCGAGAGTTTCATTTAATTCTTGCAAGTATTGGAGACAATAAGAAGCTAGTGGAGCTTATACATGATTCTAATGCTGGAGTTAATCGAGCATTTCTGATTCTTTCCAATACGTTACAAGTGAGTGCGGAGGAAGCTTACCACGAGCATACAAAGATAGTAAAAGCACTTCAAAATCATCAAAAAGATTTAGCTAAACAACTTATGACAAGTCACCTAGATAATGTAGAAAAAAGATTTTTATCATATTGTACTCAGGGGGAAATGAAATGA
- a CDS encoding aminotransferase class I/II-fold pyridoxal phosphate-dependent enzyme gives MSLSINPRAKTLTVPGIRQFSNQLVNFPNAINLTIGQPDFPTPVAVKEAGIRAIEQNLTGYSHNAGLLELRVAVNTFFSNKYGFSYDPQNEIVITNGASEAIDSIFRTILEEGDEVILPAPIYSGYVPVIELCGAKVVYLDTTETGFQPSAKNLERLITEKTKAILFNNPSNPTGVIIQKETMDELVQMLKEKEVFILTDEIYSENTFSGEHHSFAVYKELQHKLFYIHGVSKSHSMTGWRVGFLMGPATIMKQVMLVHAYNSICASLPAQHAAIEALTNSKDTPIEMNVEYVKRRDYVYERLNKIGLPVEKPNGAFYIFPSIEAFGMNSFDFATKLLQEGGVAVVPGSTFTPYGEGYIRISYAYSMAVLEEGLNRLEKFIQTILK, from the coding sequence ATGTCTTTGAGCATAAATCCACGTGCTAAAACACTAACAGTACCAGGAATTCGGCAGTTTTCTAATCAACTGGTAAACTTTCCGAACGCTATTAATTTAACAATTGGGCAACCAGATTTTCCAACACCAGTCGCAGTAAAAGAGGCGGGGATTCGAGCAATTGAACAGAATTTGACTGGATATTCTCATAATGCAGGATTACTAGAACTTAGAGTAGCAGTCAATACCTTTTTCTCGAATAAATATGGATTCTCTTATGATCCTCAAAATGAAATTGTAATTACAAATGGAGCTAGTGAAGCAATTGACTCGATTTTCCGGACGATTTTAGAGGAGGGTGATGAGGTAATTTTACCAGCCCCAATCTATTCAGGTTATGTACCGGTAATTGAATTATGTGGTGCAAAAGTAGTCTATTTGGATACGACGGAAACGGGGTTTCAGCCATCAGCGAAAAATTTAGAGAGACTTATTACAGAAAAAACAAAAGCAATTTTGTTTAATAATCCTTCCAATCCTACTGGTGTTATCATACAAAAGGAAACAATGGATGAATTAGTACAAATGCTGAAGGAAAAAGAAGTCTTTATCCTGACTGATGAAATATATAGTGAAAATACTTTCTCGGGTGAACATCATTCATTTGCGGTATATAAAGAGCTTCAACATAAACTTTTTTATATTCATGGTGTTTCGAAATCTCATTCCATGACTGGATGGCGGGTTGGATTCTTAATGGGACCAGCTACAATTATGAAACAAGTAATGTTGGTGCATGCATACAACTCAATTTGCGCTTCTTTACCTGCTCAACATGCTGCGATTGAAGCACTAACAAATTCAAAAGACACACCAATTGAAATGAATGTGGAGTATGTGAAAAGACGTGACTATGTATATGAACGTTTAAATAAAATTGGGTTACCAGTTGAAAAACCTAATGGAGCATTTTATATTTTCCCTTCTATTGAAGCGTTCGGTATGAACTCATTTGATTTTGCAACTAAGTTACTCCAAGAGGGTGGAGTTGCAGTTGTTCCAGGGAGTACATTTACACCTTATGGAGAGGGGTATATTCGTATATCATATGCATACTCTATGGCTGTGCTTGAAGAAGGTTTAAACCGTCTAGAAAAATTTATTCAAACTATTCTAAAGTAG
- a CDS encoding LCP family glycopolymer transferase, which translates to MFKKKVIWISLIICFLIGVVVYASSIYNDVTTTIQTIHEPEIRKVSELRTTEVELVKKEPFSLLLLGVDEREGDKGRSDTMIVLTVNPTTNSTKMISIPRDTYTEIIGKDKLDKINHAYAFGGIEMSLDTIENLLNIPVDYILQVNMESFLEIVDIIGGVNVDNPIAFQEGGYTFNEGIIHLDGEQALTYVRMRKDDPQGDFGRQARQKQVLQAILKEGATVNNLWKYKEFLASIQENIRTNMTFEQMIDIQKGYKNALNQIETLSFEKGEGTRIDGIWYYVMDEQELNNVTLQLKKHLEIE; encoded by the coding sequence ATGTTTAAGAAGAAAGTTATCTGGATTTCACTTATTATATGCTTTTTAATAGGGGTAGTCGTCTATGCAAGCAGTATTTATAATGATGTTACCACAACAATACAAACCATCCACGAACCAGAAATACGAAAGGTTTCCGAGTTAAGAACTACAGAAGTCGAGCTAGTTAAGAAGGAACCATTTTCCTTGCTCCTCCTGGGGGTCGATGAAAGAGAGGGAGACAAAGGACGTTCGGATACTATGATCGTTTTAACAGTTAACCCAACGACGAATTCAACGAAGATGATCAGCATTCCACGGGATACATATACCGAAATTATCGGCAAAGATAAACTAGACAAAATTAACCATGCATATGCTTTCGGTGGAATTGAAATGTCATTGGATACAATTGAGAACCTTTTAAATATCCCAGTTGACTATATATTACAAGTAAACATGGAGAGCTTTCTAGAAATTGTTGATATCATTGGGGGAGTTAATGTAGATAACCCAATTGCTTTTCAAGAAGGTGGATATACATTCAATGAAGGAATCATTCATTTAGACGGTGAGCAGGCACTTACCTATGTACGCATGCGAAAGGATGATCCTCAAGGTGATTTTGGAAGACAAGCTAGACAAAAACAAGTACTTCAAGCCATTTTAAAAGAAGGAGCAACTGTTAATAACTTATGGAAATACAAAGAGTTCTTAGCATCCATTCAAGAGAATATTCGGACCAATATGACCTTTGAACAAATGATCGATATACAAAAAGGATACAAAAATGCGTTAAATCAAATCGAAACTTTATCTTTTGAAAAGGGTGAAGGCACACGGATAGATGGTATTTGGTACTATGTGATGGATGAGCAAGAATTGAATAATGTGACTCTCCAGTTAAAGAAACATTTAGAAATTGAATGA
- a CDS encoding TRAP transporter small permease, which produces MGKIFMLKKFAKFEEILLVWSLVIMVALIFGQVVGRKVFESAPSWTEEMARYIHIFQVWIGASYSVKLRQHIRVEAFVTRFHGTFRQVLETISILIWFVMALFLAVFGTELVLSSIEHGQLAPAMQIPVWIAYLAIPLGGLGMAIRLIVQLVEVWKGNYDKPADEEIIA; this is translated from the coding sequence ATGGGAAAAATTTTTATGTTAAAGAAATTTGCAAAGTTTGAAGAAATCCTCCTTGTTTGGTCACTTGTTATTATGGTTGCCTTAATTTTTGGACAAGTAGTTGGTAGAAAAGTTTTTGAATCTGCTCCTAGTTGGACAGAGGAAATGGCAAGGTATATTCATATTTTTCAAGTTTGGATCGGCGCAAGCTATTCCGTAAAATTACGACAACATATAAGAGTGGAAGCGTTTGTTACACGCTTCCATGGAACTTTTCGTCAAGTACTAGAAACAATTTCAATTCTCATATGGTTTGTTATGGCACTCTTTTTGGCGGTATTTGGAACAGAACTAGTGTTGAGTAGTATTGAACATGGCCAACTAGCACCTGCTATGCAAATTCCAGTTTGGATTGCTTACTTAGCTATCCCACTTGGGGGGTTAGGAATGGCTATTCGATTAATTGTACAACTAGTGGAGGTATGGAAAGGAAACTATGACAAACCAGCAGATGAGGAGATAATCGCATGA